The sequence TCCCGTATAAACTGGGTGCCTGCATTCTATGTTGTCAGCTATTCACTTCAATTGCTTTTTCAATCGATGTTTGCACGATGTTGTAATGACTCGCGTTCCATACCGCTTTACCGTCTTTCACCAGAAACAGTTGCGGACTTTCATGAGGGATGCCAAGGTCTTCTTCAACAGCGCGTGAGATCGGCTTATTATTTTGTACAATCATATAGTTTTTCGGAATGTCCGTTTCATACGCTTCGAAAGCGCGATAGCCCGATGCACTAATCGGGCAAGTCGAGCTATGTTTCATCATGAACACTGGACCGTTTTTGGATTCGTCAAGTACACGTTCCCATTCGTCGACTGATTTGATTTCCTTCATCTAAATCTCTCCTTCGTTTTTCGATTGTAAATTCTTTCGTATAGATAGTAAATACCCTATCCATTGCGGATTGAATCTCTATTCAGCAAAGCTTTAAAATCATCCCTGTGGGCGAATAAAAGAAGCGTAATTACCAGGCAACTTGCTACAACCTGACGCCAATCCTGCGTAACCGCGTACACGAATGCCGGAGACAACGACATCGCAGTCAATCCTGTCGCTGAAAAACTTTTCAGCAACGGCTGTAAGACGATGAATGCAGCAACAAACAAACCAA is a genomic window of Sporosarcina oncorhynchi containing:
- the ytxJ gene encoding bacillithiol system redox-active protein YtxJ gives rise to the protein MKEIKSVDEWERVLDESKNGPVFMMKHSSTCPISASGYRAFEAYETDIPKNYMIVQNNKPISRAVEEDLGIPHESPQLFLVKDGKAVWNASHYNIVQTSIEKAIEVNS